Proteins encoded within one genomic window of Bacillus sp. F19:
- a CDS encoding acetyltransferase produces MRWGIIGTGGHSKVVLEALAGRGPLSSVIFFTKSLPDGHFFKSYTVTADDEEMFKSYHSDIDKWHAAIGDIVIRERKLNELFNSKLDVPAIIHTQSFLSPSSSLGQGSFINAGAVINADARIGKGCIINTSASVDHDCRIDDFVNIGPGSHLAGQVTIGSHTDIGTGVIIIPQVIIGKGCIIGAGSVVVKDIPDYSLVYGVPAKVIKNLREKES; encoded by the coding sequence ATGAGGTGGGGAATAATCGGAACGGGGGGCCACAGTAAGGTAGTGCTTGAAGCACTTGCCGGCAGAGGTCCTCTTTCCAGTGTCATCTTTTTTACAAAAAGCTTGCCGGATGGGCATTTTTTTAAATCATACACAGTCACAGCAGATGATGAAGAAATGTTTAAGTCCTATCACTCCGATATTGATAAATGGCATGCTGCTATCGGTGATATTGTGATCAGGGAAAGAAAACTGAATGAGCTTTTCAATAGCAAGCTCGATGTACCGGCCATTATTCATACCCAATCATTTTTAAGCCCATCTTCCTCTTTAGGTCAAGGCAGTTTCATCAATGCCGGAGCCGTCATCAATGCTGATGCTCGGATAGGAAAAGGATGTATTATCAACACTTCAGCAAGTGTAGATCATGACTGCAGGATTGATGATTTTGTGAATATCGGGCCTGGCTCACATTTAGCTGGTCAAGTGACAATCGGAAGTCATACAGACATAGGAACCGGAGTCATCATTATCCCTCAGGTGATAATTGGCAAAGGCTGCATTATCGGTGCAGGTTCGGTTGTAGTCAAAGATATACCTGATTACAGTCTAGTATACGGAGTACCTGCAAAGGTCATAAAAAATTTAAGGGAAAAAGAGAGTTGA
- a CDS encoding SDR family NAD(P)-dependent oxidoreductase produces the protein MNQRNSTPVNSNPHTFYKDKVILVTGGTGSIGSQIVKELVNYSPARIIILSKDDSKQYLMKQTLKEYTNIYYLIGDIRDYRRVEYVCTGVDFIFHTAALKQVPTCEENPDEAIKTNLLGCMNIIEAAIKNNVKKVINISTDKAVNPSNTMGATKLLSEKLFNQANMKLNNRVTTFSSVRFGNVLGSRGSVIPLLFDQLLNDQPLTITNLSMTRFFMSIQEAVQLTIKACEYAEGGETYILKMKALMLSDLVTGLKQYTKEKQLNVPNISIIGMRKGEKLYEELASDLELQNVYENDQMYVISPSQPKNGSFMKTHLSDYRSDKVKMISQTEIAKIFKDLKS, from the coding sequence ATTAACCAGAGGAATTCTACACCTGTCAATTCGAACCCGCATACCTTCTATAAAGATAAGGTTATCCTTGTAACAGGCGGCACTGGTTCGATCGGAAGCCAGATTGTAAAAGAACTAGTAAACTATTCTCCTGCTAGAATCATTATTTTAAGTAAGGATGACAGTAAACAATATTTGATGAAGCAAACGCTTAAGGAGTACACAAACATTTATTATTTAATCGGCGATATCCGTGATTACCGCAGAGTGGAATATGTATGCACGGGAGTTGATTTCATTTTTCATACAGCTGCGTTAAAGCAGGTGCCTACGTGTGAGGAAAATCCTGATGAAGCAATTAAAACCAACCTTTTAGGCTGCATGAATATTATTGAGGCAGCCATTAAAAATAATGTAAAGAAAGTCATTAATATCAGTACAGACAAAGCTGTTAATCCATCTAATACAATGGGGGCTACAAAGCTTTTGTCTGAAAAATTGTTTAATCAGGCCAATATGAAACTGAATAATCGCGTGACAACGTTCAGCTCTGTCCGGTTTGGAAATGTCCTTGGCTCACGCGGTTCCGTCATCCCTCTCCTATTTGATCAGCTTTTGAATGACCAGCCTTTGACTATCACAAACCTCAGCATGACGCGGTTTTTCATGTCCATTCAAGAAGCTGTCCAGCTCACGATCAAAGCCTGTGAATATGCAGAGGGCGGAGAAACATATATTCTAAAGATGAAAGCATTGATGCTGTCTGATTTAGTTACAGGTTTAAAACAGTATACAAAAGAAAAACAGCTTAACGTGCCGAATATCTCCATTATTGGAATGCGGAAAGGCGAAAAGCTGTATGAAGAACTGGCATCTGATCTTGAACTTCAAAATGTGTATGAAAATGACCAGATGTATGTGATTTCGCCTTCACAGCCTAAAAATGGATCCTTCATGAAAACCCATCTCTCGGACTATCGTTCAGATAAAGTAAAGATGATCAGCCAAACAGAAATTGCGAAAATCTTCAAGGACCTAAAATCATGA
- a CDS encoding DegT/DnrJ/EryC1/StrS family aminotransferase — MMIPLSKPDITSLEKKYVMEVLDSGRLSLGDKVKEFEGKFQALLNIPYAVAMNSGTSALHAAVKALGLTAGDEVITSPYSFIASSNCLLYEGVKPVFVDVHPDTTVMNEDLIEDAITEKTKAILVVHIFGHPCNMDKITDLARKHDLKIIEDACEALGASWKGKLAGTFGDVSIFAFYPNKQITTGEGGMLVTNNKKIYEVCASLRNQGRSISNEWLVHERLGYNYRLSDVHAAIGIAQMERLDDILAKRQKAANYYHHLINQLKVPVSFLKNHPEAVISWFVYPVLVPETADRDAVMEKLLEKGIQTKPYFPSIHLQSFYQDLFQTKDGDYPSAEMLAKRSLALPFFNDLKEEEQTYIINTLHEILMRDQG, encoded by the coding sequence ATGATGATTCCCTTATCAAAACCAGATATTACTTCTTTAGAAAAGAAGTATGTGATGGAAGTATTGGACTCAGGGAGATTAAGTTTGGGAGATAAAGTAAAGGAATTTGAAGGGAAGTTTCAAGCTCTGCTGAACATCCCATATGCTGTTGCAATGAACAGCGGCACAAGTGCTCTGCACGCTGCCGTCAAAGCACTTGGACTTACTGCGGGAGATGAGGTCATAACATCCCCTTACAGTTTTATCGCATCAAGCAATTGTTTGCTTTATGAAGGAGTAAAGCCTGTTTTTGTAGATGTTCATCCTGATACAACTGTTATGAATGAAGATCTAATTGAGGATGCGATAACTGAAAAAACAAAAGCGATATTAGTTGTTCATATTTTCGGGCATCCATGCAATATGGATAAAATAACAGATCTTGCACGCAAACATGATTTGAAAATAATAGAGGATGCTTGTGAAGCACTTGGGGCTTCCTGGAAGGGCAAGCTTGCGGGAACTTTTGGAGATGTGAGTATTTTTGCCTTTTATCCAAATAAACAAATTACAACTGGTGAAGGCGGAATGCTTGTTACAAACAATAAAAAAATCTATGAGGTTTGCGCAAGTTTGCGCAATCAGGGAAGAAGCATCAGCAACGAGTGGCTTGTTCACGAAAGGCTTGGATACAATTACAGGCTCTCAGACGTCCATGCAGCAATAGGTATTGCCCAGATGGAAAGACTGGATGACATTTTAGCCAAGAGACAAAAAGCTGCAAATTATTATCACCATTTAATCAATCAGTTAAAGGTGCCTGTTTCTTTCCTGAAAAATCATCCGGAAGCAGTGATCAGCTGGTTTGTCTATCCAGTGCTCGTTCCAGAGACAGCGGATCGTGATGCTGTGATGGAGAAGCTTCTTGAAAAAGGAATACAAACGAAGCCGTATTTTCCGTCTATTCATTTGCAGTCATTTTATCAAGACCTCTTTCAAACAAAAGATGGAGACTATCCTTCGGCTGAAATGCTTGCAAAACGGTCATTGGCTTTGCCGTTTTTTAATGATTTGAAAGAAGAGGAACAAACATATATTATCAATACCCTTCATGAAATCCTAATGAGGGATCAGGGATGA
- the neuB gene encoding N-acetylneuraminate synthase: MNLNFQKRAFIIAEVGVNHNGSIKTAKKLIDKALHAGADAVKFQMFHADELTTKTADLADYQKKTQEKSQHEMLKKLELSPADFIELKKYCDEKQIFFLATPFDLRSVDFLSDLGMSVFKVGSGDLTNFPLLKKISKTSKPIILSTGMAMLEEIDQTIRYLRSMNKEQEICILHCTSSYPAPEQELNLKVINEYLKRYPYVIGYSDHSIGTHIPVAAVALGAKIIEKHITLDQSMPGPDHAASMPAEEFREMVRLIRLTELALGTEQKQMTGLEKQVKPLVRRGLYLNSDIDEGKILTDNDLIALRPLEGIEANEYENVLGKVLKTSKKKHEPLYWGDVNEE; this comes from the coding sequence ATGAACCTTAACTTTCAAAAGAGAGCATTTATTATCGCTGAGGTTGGCGTCAATCACAACGGTTCGATTAAGACAGCAAAGAAATTGATCGATAAAGCCTTGCATGCAGGTGCAGATGCTGTGAAATTTCAAATGTTTCATGCAGATGAATTAACGACTAAAACGGCAGATTTAGCTGATTATCAAAAAAAGACACAGGAAAAGAGCCAGCATGAAATGCTCAAAAAATTAGAGCTTTCCCCTGCGGATTTTATCGAACTGAAAAAATACTGTGACGAAAAGCAGATTTTCTTTTTGGCTACTCCGTTTGATTTAAGAAGTGTGGATTTTTTAAGTGATTTGGGGATGAGTGTTTTCAAAGTCGGAAGCGGCGATTTGACCAACTTTCCTTTATTAAAAAAAATTTCTAAAACTTCTAAACCTATTATTCTCTCTACCGGAATGGCTATGCTTGAGGAAATTGATCAAACGATCCGTTACTTAAGATCAATGAATAAGGAGCAGGAGATTTGTATTCTGCATTGTACCTCAAGCTACCCTGCACCGGAGCAGGAACTGAACTTAAAGGTTATAAATGAGTATTTAAAGCGGTATCCATATGTCATTGGCTATTCGGATCACTCCATCGGAACGCATATCCCGGTAGCTGCAGTGGCTTTAGGAGCAAAAATAATTGAAAAACATATTACTCTTGATCAGTCTATGCCCGGACCTGACCATGCAGCTTCTATGCCGGCTGAGGAGTTCAGGGAGATGGTCAGGCTGATCCGCTTAACAGAGCTTGCTCTTGGAACAGAGCAGAAGCAAATGACCGGACTCGAAAAACAGGTTAAGCCGCTGGTGAGAAGAGGTCTATATTTAAACAGTGACATAGATGAAGGCAAGATTTTAACAGACAATGATCTAATTGCGCTCCGTCCATTAGAAGGGATTGAAGCAAACGAATATGAGAATGTTCTTGGCAAGGTGCTGAAAACTTCTAAAAAGAAACATGAACCACTTTATTGGGGGGATGTCAATGAAGAATAA
- the neuC gene encoding UDP-N-acetylglucosamine 2-epimerase produces MKNKDIVCLTGTRADYGIYRSLLLKLDQSDDFTLSLIATGMHLVKEYGRTIDIIKKDKLNITAAPSILLKGDSKLAMSQSLGLGILYFSDILEERNPDYLLVLGDRGEMLAAAIAAHYLNIPIVHFHGGEISGSADDSIRHAISKLAHLHFVSSEKSYQNLVNFGEEKWRIHVIGSLRKTEINEIKAMEKSQLYDLKAKYSIDSAKKLLLIVFHPDSRDSAPVEKQIETLLASLCSFKRGQMVIIGANSDAGGDLFNQKLIEFCSQNRETASFFYSVPQEDYLFLLSQADVLIGNTSSGLIEAPFFHLPFVLLGNRQRGRENGSNVIEIPYDETQIIAAINKVLQSERVFTSNPYDVLPSPENDVICILRKSIDRWKLINKVFHQL; encoded by the coding sequence ATGAAGAATAAAGACATCGTCTGTCTGACTGGAACCCGTGCAGATTACGGGATTTACCGTTCTCTCTTGCTTAAGCTTGATCAAAGCGATGATTTCACCCTTTCCCTTATCGCAACAGGGATGCATCTAGTGAAAGAATACGGAAGAACCATTGATATCATTAAAAAAGATAAGCTGAATATAACCGCAGCCCCGTCCATCCTTCTAAAAGGAGACAGTAAGCTTGCCATGTCTCAATCTTTGGGCCTTGGCATCCTTTATTTCTCGGACATATTGGAGGAAAGAAACCCGGATTACTTGCTGGTTCTTGGTGACCGCGGTGAAATGCTCGCAGCTGCAATTGCCGCTCATTACTTGAATATCCCGATCGTTCATTTTCATGGAGGCGAGATCAGCGGATCAGCGGACGATTCCATTCGGCACGCCATTTCAAAGCTAGCCCACCTGCATTTTGTTTCATCAGAAAAATCCTATCAGAACCTAGTGAACTTTGGAGAAGAAAAATGGCGGATCCATGTGATCGGAAGCTTAAGAAAAACTGAAATCAACGAGATTAAAGCGATGGAAAAATCTCAACTATATGATCTCAAAGCAAAATATTCGATTGATTCAGCAAAAAAACTTCTCTTAATTGTTTTTCATCCAGATTCACGTGATTCTGCCCCTGTTGAAAAACAAATTGAAACGCTGCTTGCTTCGCTTTGTTCTTTCAAGCGCGGGCAAATGGTTATCATTGGCGCAAACAGTGATGCCGGCGGAGACTTGTTTAATCAAAAACTGATCGAGTTTTGCAGCCAAAATAGGGAGACTGCATCCTTCTTTTATTCCGTCCCTCAAGAAGACTACCTATTTCTTCTAAGTCAAGCAGACGTCTTAATCGGCAACACAAGCAGCGGATTAATTGAAGCTCCCTTCTTTCATCTCCCTTTTGTTCTGCTTGGCAATCGGCAAAGGGGAAGAGAAAATGGAAGCAATGTCATTGAGATACCGTATGATGAAACCCAAATAATCGCTGCGATCAATAAGGTGCTGCAATCAGAGAGGGTGTTCACTTCGAATCCTTATGATGTGCTTCCCAGTCCAGAAAATGACGTGATTTGCATCTTAAGAAAATCAATTGATAGATGGAAGCTAATCAATAAAGTTTTTCATCAATTATAA
- a CDS encoding acylneuraminate cytidylyltransferase family protein, with translation MYKNKRIIVLVPARGGSKGIPYKNIKLLLNKPLIGWTLELAGEIPEVDKIVVSTDDLNISIISQYYGAEVIKRPAELSADHSLSIDAVKHTLQVLNDKEETYDIMLYLEPTSPLRTKEDIYDCLDLLIDNDQGYTSTATFSEAELNPIRAWTLEGTKPKTFIENAAPFMPRQKLPKAYKLNGSVYAFFTDTIADKVESFLDDRTGGVITSKDRAIDIDEEIDFILAEKLIERSNKHGE, from the coding sequence ATGTATAAAAATAAAAGAATAATAGTTTTGGTTCCTGCAAGGGGAGGGAGTAAAGGAATTCCCTATAAAAATATAAAGCTGCTTTTGAATAAGCCGCTTATTGGCTGGACATTGGAATTAGCGGGGGAAATACCTGAGGTTGATAAAATAGTGGTCTCAACTGATGATCTGAATATTTCAATCATATCTCAGTATTATGGAGCAGAGGTAATAAAAAGACCAGCAGAGCTCTCGGCAGATCACTCATTATCAATTGATGCTGTGAAACATACCCTTCAGGTGTTAAATGATAAGGAAGAAACTTATGATATTATGCTTTATCTTGAACCTACCTCTCCATTAAGAACAAAAGAGGATATATACGATTGTCTGGACCTTTTAATTGATAATGATCAAGGCTATACCTCTACAGCGACATTCTCAGAAGCTGAATTAAACCCTATTAGAGCATGGACACTGGAAGGCACGAAACCTAAAACGTTTATAGAAAACGCAGCTCCATTTATGCCCCGCCAAAAACTTCCTAAAGCTTATAAATTAAATGGATCTGTTTATGCTTTTTTCACTGATACAATCGCTGATAAAGTGGAGTCATTTCTGGATGACAGGACAGGGGGAGTCATTACATCTAAAGACAGAGCAATCGATATTGATGAAGAAATAGACTTTATCCTGGCTGAAAAGCTTATTGAAAGGAGTAACAAACATGGAGAATAG
- a CDS encoding SDR family oxidoreductase has translation MENRLDELFSLNGKVALVSGGAGYLGSSISETLAELGAKVIIVSRNLTKCQKKCEELEQKLNIKNQLFSLEMDVTDSVSISKAFNEIEKNFGRLDILINNAWSGNKNSFESISEEDWQYDINMSLTSAFKCVKKALPLLKQSKGVILNITSMYGHTAPDYRIYDGIELTNPPSYGAAKAGVIQLTKYLASFLSPYQIRANCLSPGPFPHPETQKNTAFMKQLGDKNPLNRIGEPHELKGAVALLCSDASSYITGQNLCVDGGWAVW, from the coding sequence ATGGAGAATAGGCTGGACGAATTATTTTCGCTAAATGGGAAAGTAGCTCTTGTATCAGGCGGTGCGGGTTATTTGGGTTCTTCCATTTCAGAAACACTCGCAGAACTGGGAGCAAAGGTAATAATTGTAAGCCGTAATTTAACAAAATGTCAAAAAAAATGCGAAGAATTGGAACAAAAGCTTAATATTAAAAATCAGTTATTTAGTTTAGAAATGGATGTAACAGATTCAGTGAGTATATCTAAAGCCTTCAATGAAATTGAGAAAAATTTCGGCAGGCTGGATATTCTCATTAACAATGCATGGTCTGGCAATAAGAATTCATTTGAAAGTATTTCAGAGGAAGATTGGCAGTATGATATTAATATGAGCCTGACTTCCGCATTTAAATGCGTAAAAAAAGCCCTTCCATTATTAAAACAATCCAAAGGCGTTATTTTAAATATAACGTCAATGTACGGCCATACAGCACCTGATTACCGTATTTATGATGGAATTGAATTGACCAATCCACCAAGCTATGGCGCTGCAAAAGCAGGTGTCATTCAGCTGACAAAATATTTGGCAAGTTTTCTTTCACCCTATCAAATACGCGCTAACTGCCTGAGTCCAGGTCCGTTCCCTCATCCGGAAACTCAAAAAAATACCGCATTTATGAAACAGCTTGGTGACAAAAATCCTCTAAACAGAATCGGTGAACCACACGAACTAAAAGGAGCCGTGGCTTTACTCTGCTCAGATGCTTCCAGTTATATAACAGGACAGAATCTATGTGTAGACGGGGGCTGGGCAGTGTGGTGA